In Fragaria vesca subsp. vesca linkage group LG1, FraVesHawaii_1.0, whole genome shotgun sequence, the sequence AACAAAGTCATAATTTGCTTATAAATGATCATGCAACCCATTATACGCTATCACATTTTTTCAGACCTTAATTTGTCCAAAAGAGGCTACAATCATCAAAAGGTATGTGAAGTGTAAATGCCAGTAGAACTATGAAAAGTATAAGCTCATGTCAATTCTAGGGAGGATCATTGATTTCTTTCTTCAAATAGGGGATTCAGAACGGCATCATCTGCTTTTTGATTCAAAATGACATGAGTTTTACATATTATTGTGCCCATCAATTGACCATTTCCACTTTCTTAATATATGATGTTAGGTTTTTGCATCTTTCTATGACCTACTATATATGTTTCTTTGTTGAGATGAATGGAAATACTCATGAATTCCTGGTTTCAAATGTTAAATGAGTGAACCTGTATTTCTTGGAATAAAATAGACATGCAAAACAGAACCTCTACCCTAGGGTAATTATGTTGGTTCTAATCATGTCAAAAATTGCCGCCGTCATTAGCAAAAGGTAAAAGCTTCCTTTTAAAATCAAGATGAAACACATGGTTACCTGAAGAGATACTAGTATGTTTGAAAGAGCTTGGCCATACGTGTCATGGAAATGGACAGCAAGGTTCTCAGCAGGGACCACATCAATAACTTCTTTAAGCATTGGAACAACAGTACCTGAAAATAAAAAAAAATTCGAATCAACTTAACCAAAAAGTGGTACAACTATCCAAGGTCAGCATAGTTCAGCCATGTATATAAATGTCAAAATATGTTCCTGTAAGGGGTATGTCATAAATTAGGTTACTACAGTTTCACATCATAAGCACAGATAACCTGGTGCCTGCACAGCATGCCATGGTATCCTGCCAGAGATTATTTTCCTACAGCCAATTAAGCAATAACTAAACAATATTACTTTTCCCTAAGTCATTACACATGACTATGGGCCAGGGGTTCAGTTCGAGAGAAGCTTAAACAGTCAGTTTGGTCTTTTCTAATAAGCTTCTACAGTAATTAGATGACCCGTAGAGGTGCATAAGCTTCTAGAATAATTAGATGACCCATAAGAGTTGCTATTGGTTTAATAGGTCTGCCAGTCTATACATCTAACAGGTCAAATTCAACGAATTACAGCAAAACAAGATGTGTAGTTGATGGGGTTGGAAGAAGGTAGAAAACTGTTTTCAAATTATCAGGGTTGATAGTTACTCCCACAATACGTACAACGCCTGTATTTCCACATGCGACCAATTACTGTCTGAAGTTAACCCAGAAAATATTCAACACTTTAGAATACATACAAAGGCAAAACAGTTACGCCAACGATAACCAATGAAAAAGAACATTTACCTGGAGTACCAACACCAATTGTATCACCGAGAGAAATGTCAAAGCAACCCATATCATAAAGTTCTTTGGCCACATAAGCTACTTGAGATGGGGGAACAGCTCCTTCCGTTGGACAGCCCACAACACATGATATATATCTACCAAGATCATTAAATGGTTAGATCAGTTGGAAATAATATCAAGTTACCCCAGGTCCATATGCATTGACCATGTAGAAATGATTAGCATCTGAAACTCAGACATTTGTCCCCAGAAATGCATGTGATCAAGAAGTTAAATATACCAAACAATACAAACAAGAAAACGGTGTTAAAAGAAGTCCAAATTCTTGAATAAAACTTTGTTTTAAGATTTTTGGGGTAGGCTGGGATAGAAAAGTAATACAAGAAAAAAATGTATAAGCTCTGAAACAATGCTATTATTCCACAACAATAATTTAACGGTCTTTGATTGGCTTAGAGTTAAAAGTGATCACTGGGGGTCTTATAAGGTAAGAGAAGGAAAGAAGCAAACATATCTTCTATTAGTCCTTTAAATTTAAGAGAATCTGAAGATAATCAAGAAAAAGTTCATCGCTTTCTTATATTTCAATCTACATCCAATGAAGATAAGAGAACTCAAATAGTGTCCAAAACAGAAAATGTATTAAAAGAGATATACCCACGAACAGGAATAGAAAGCTTTCTGGCAGCACTTGCAACATCACGGTAACGTCTGAGACTGTCTTCAATGCTGCAGTTTATATTTGATTTTGAAAAAGACTCAGAAGCTGAGGCAAAGATGGCAACTTCTTTTGCACCAGCATCGACAGCAGCCTCAAAACCCTACAAGAGAGCTTTATGAAAAATCAGTTAAGTCCACACATCCATTCAAGTTGAGAAACAATGCTTTCACTAGAATTTGCTCACTTTGAGATTGGGGGTTAAAACGGGAAATCTAGCACCTCCCATATTTCGAATGGCCTCCATTACATCCTTTGCATCTGCCAGCTGAAATTTCAAGATCCACAAGACACTAAAGAATATTGATTCCCCAACCATAAGCCTTGTGCACGTAAGAAAACCAAACTACGAAAAAGTTGGCTAGTGGAGAAACTTAATTCAAAGATACTAAAAAGTTGATTAAATAAAACCTGTATTGGTATCAAGGACACAAAGAAGATAAATATAAGGGAAGTGCAAAAAAAGAAGCTAAAACCATGAAATAAAGAAACAAAAGAGCTGGGAAGAAAAAAAACAGAAATTAAGTGGAACAACTCAGACTTTAAACAACACAAATGATACTCAAAACTTCCGTTGGGAACTGAAATTTGTATAATTTGAAGGAGAACAAGTATAAGTAGATGAGAACAGAGAAACAAGACAAAAATGAATTCTTGTACGAGCTAACTTAATCAGCGAATCTAACCTAAAACAGCCACTAAAACTAAAGTAGTAAATTGTAAAGCTCAAAATCGATCAACAGCAGGACATTGCTCTCAACCAAGAGCAACAGCAGACAGGCTATCGCTCGATAAATTTCCATGAACACTAAAATAATAGAAGAAAAGTAGATTCCGCCACAACCCATGATTAATGTAGAAAATCAATCGACTAGATGTCTTGAACCAGATGTAACAAAATTTCTTGAATATAAATCTCCAGAGACTAGTATTCTGTTGAATAATTAGCTCCCATTATGTGATATCACTCCTGCATATCCCTCTCTGCAGATAGAGAAAAAAGAGCTAATGTGTGGTTTACCTGTGGAACCCATTTGGGTGAGACAAAGCTGGTAGCCTCAACAACAGTGAGGCCAGACGAAACCAGCATCTGTATCAACCTAACCTTAACATGAGTTGGAACAATCTGCTTCTCATTCTGGAGTCCATCCCTCGGACCCACTTCGACTATCTTGACAAACTCCGGGATGTTCGCTAAAGCCGGCTACCACAAAGCAAAGCAACCAAGTCAATCTCAAATCAGATTCCAAAACGAATTGATCATGGATCATTAGCAACCTTGTTGATTGAACAACTGAAACCACGGCTTGACAGATAGCAAGGCTCAAGGAGCATGTTCATCAAACGTCTTGATACCTTATGCATCATCTTCTCCCAGCCTTCTAGACTCTTATCTCTCACTTTTCATCTCACCAAAACAAGACAACATGTCTTCCGTGTTTCATACGGATAGTCGCTCACTGTATATATGATGACTAATGAATTGGGTTTTCATCAAGAAATTATGTTTTTAAATTCTATTCTGTTTCTGATGGGTTTGTCAGTAAGGCCCGTTTGCTATGACTTCGGTTTTTTTTTGTTTTTTTTAAATCAGTTTTTTTCTGAAATTTTAGATTTTATAGTTTTTTGTAAATAAAATTTTAAAAATTAGAAGTCATTTATAACAGCTTTTAAAATTAAAGAGGTCTTTAGCAGTTACATTTCTATAAAAGAAGATTTTAACAAGAATAAGCAAACAGAAACGAACACCTTCATATCATTCCCACATGCAATTATGCAAACTATGTATTTCACCATTGAAATTTGCTAAAATAATGTCTTCTTCCGAGTACGTCAATGTTATTCGAAATGCATAATCATTTGTGACATTTATTTGTGTTTGGGATCACAATCAGGGGAATCCCCCCTCCCTCCCTCCCTTAGTCGCAGATATGCCATAACACCTTAAACGTATCACCCTACTCCATTTCAGCCAATGCACCTGAGTTACTTTTTTTTTTTTTTTGACAAGTAGTAACCAACTTTATTCAAGATGCAAATATTACAGAGGCACAAAGCCTCCCAAGGGTTACAGAGAAAGCCCAAAATATACAACCAAGCACAAAGAAACAGAGATCTACAACATTCGACACGGAGGAAGATGCCACCGTACCAACTCAAGGAAGAAGCCGAACAACCAAATCAAAAGCGTAGAATAGAGACCCATGCAAGTTCCAAAATTCCAACCATCAAATTCCCAGAAATTAAAACAGCCATCACCTCGACCATAACAGACCAAACCTGCCAAGAATAGAGAATCCATAACATCGTGACCATGGCGAAGAGGATAGGTGAAATCCCGTGAAGGAAAGAAACAGGCACCAGGAGGTACACATCTTCTTGAAGCATCACCCTATGCAATAATGAGCAGACCTCATTTTGAGAAGCACCTATAAGAACAGATGCGCAACTGTTCGATCTCCAAAAGAGAGGGACGAGTTGGGACCAATCAGATTCAAAAGAATCCGACCGGGGAGGATTGCCGATCATGGCAGAAGAGAACCCATCAAGGAAAAGTCGATGAAAGTAGTGATAACCGGAAAATCGATGCTCTGGAACCATCAAAACCAACGAGGCCCAAGACGGGCTCCAAGAGGCGCAGCCCGAAACGGCGGGAAGAGTAAAGAAAAGACAGCCGAAAAGCATACAAACAACCCTCAAGAAGAGGGAAAATTGGAGTTTTATCTCTCCCCCAACTCCCAAGCCATAAATCCAGATCGGCGATCTAGATCGGGCATGGGAGAGGAAGAGAGGAAGAAACCCAGACAGGTCGGTTTGGAAGAGAGAAGGCGGAGAAAATTTTTAGAGAGAAAAGAAAGGTTGAGTTTGGTAAAGATCCACCCGAGTTACTTGGCCGACCAATTAACTAGTCTTTTGCAACAGATTTTGGAGCTCTACTCATCCTTGCATAAAATTTCACTAACCGAATAGAGAGAGCTACCATAGATATTATGGAAACATTATTATAGCTTAAAGACATGAACTATGAACTTTATTCAAGGCAATGGCTGTCTTTGAACAAGATGAGCGCCCCAAGTGTTTGCAGATAAAGTCCCCAGCCAACATGAGCTTCTGAAGATCGACGTTGGTCTTCACTCCAAGTCCATTAAGCATGTACACAACATCCTCGGTGGCAACATTACCAGAAGCACCTTTAGCATATGGACAACCCCCAAGACCAGAGACTGATGAATCCACTGTGCTGATGCCCATCTGCCAACATGAAAAAACAAATTGTCATTTCATTCTACCGTCTTAGGAAAAATAACCTGAAATTTAAGTTCAACACTTGTCATTCTTACTGTCATGTCATGCATTACATTTCAAAAAAAAACAGGAGAAGAAACTAAAAACAGAACACAATGACACCTTGAAAACAGAAAAGACATTCAGGCAAACAAAAACCTGAAATGCAGGGGATGACGTTGCAAACTGCAATCAGCTAGGCAAAAATTTTATTTGAATCATACAACATAACCTATTCTAAGTTTGCTCAATTAGGAGACTAAGAGAACCCACTCATATTATGAATTTAGCCAAGATTAGGACAAAGAAACATAGCAAGTTGGCACATTTTTAACAGTAAGAAACTCAGAAACATGATAGCTTTGGCTCTGTGTATTCATAGAAAGAATTTGATGGCAAAGAAAAACATTAATGGTATACTAGATTGCAATCCATCAAGACATTCTTCCATTAATAATCTACCAGGTATTCTGTGGCTCATAAACTGTTTTTAAAACAATCAATAAGGTCTTCCGCATCATCCATCAGATGGTCAATTCATTAATGTCCAACTTCAATCAGTGAATACTCAGCCATCCCAATTACAATTGAAAATTATTAATTTGTAAAAATCCGTCACGATATTGCTTAATAATAATGAACGTGAACCTCTAATGGAACCATCAGATTGTTTTGGACCTGAGTTTGTACAAAACATACTATAAGCATAAGGTAGTGGAGTGTATACAAGCCCACCGATAGAACTTTGAAACTTATAAACTCAAATTACATTTGAGAGGATCTTTGATTTCTCTCTTCGCAGGGGATTCACAAGCAGCTTTATGTGCTTTTTGATTCAAAATGACATGACTTCATAATATTTAAGCCCATCAATGACCTTTTCAGTTTCCTATATTAACAAGTTAGGCTCATTTGGCCATTTTTATGACCCTCTTTAAATGTTTCTTAGTTGAAATGAACGCAATTACTCATAGGCTCAAAACCTTACTTAACAGAATGCTGTTTCTGTCTAATATGGTTGTCACATTACGAAGTAAACATTATTTCAGTGATATCGTGAAGGAAAAAAAACTCACAGTAGGTTAATTGTGATGGTCTGATTCATGTCAAAAGTTACCATTTACTTGCATAGGGTAAGAGATTCCATGCTAAAATCAAGACGCAGATCATGGTTACCTGAAGAGATACTAGTATATTTGAAAGAGCTTGGCCATAAGTGTCATGGAAATGGACAGCAAGCTTTTCAGTGGGGACTACATCAATCACCTCTTCAAGCATTGGAACAATGGTACCTGAAAAGGAAAAAAAAATAAAACAGCTTAACAAACATGAGAAATGATAAAACTATCCATCATCTGCAGAGTTCAACCAAATAGACAGATGTTTAATAATGTTCCAATAAAATATATCACATATTAGGTTACGACAGTCCCGCATCTTAGAAGACAGTCAATGCACAATACGGCTACGCAGCATGCCAGACTACATGGAAATTTTCCTACAACCGACTAAGCAATAACTACAGAATAGTAACTTTCCCCAAGTCATTAGACAAGATTGTGCATCAGGAACCGACTACGAAAGAAAGCGAGAGTAGACAGTTATGCATTTTCAAATAAGCTTCCACAGTATTTCGATAGAACAAAGATGTGATGCTTATGGTACATAGTGCTGTAGTGAAGCTAAATTTCAATGCTCGATCAATTGTAAGGATTGGCTATGGAGGACCAAACAGGTATAAAAGGCAGAGTAAAATGGTTTAGCCTTGTCAAAATGCAACCTCACATATCACTGAACTAATTTATTCTTTTTTCAGTAAGAGGAACCATTTGTATTGAAAACAAAGAAACACAACTGTCAGATATTAGGTAGAGCCGTAGATGTACAGTCTCTCTTTCTCTTCCTCTCCTTCCCTTCCACAGCCCTCGCAGCTCCCATCCACATCCTGTATCATCTCCCTTCCCCTACACTGCCACTCACTGTACTCCTTCCCCTAACATCTGTCCATCTTTCCATCAATTCCAGATTTATTTCTGGGTCATTAGTGGAAATTTCTTTCTCTTCAGCCTTGTAAGAAGATCCAGAACTGCTAGGGTCCTAACGTTAAAACTTTTGGCATGGATTGTGGAGCATAGCACCTAACGACGTGCAGTAGAGTACAAACGGAATGATCTTGGGATGTTTGTCTCCCCATTGTTGCACTTTTTTTTTTTTTTGTAACAATAAGGGGACACGTCTTACTCCTATGCTCTGGCACTGCCCAATCATAGGTTAAGATAACATATGTGCCGGGTACGAATGCAACCGCGAAAGAATATGGATTTGCCTGGTTTACACCAATCTGGGCCACACCCACAGGAAAGGACAATGATCACTAAAATAAAAGTAGATTACCAGTAAAGAACTAATAGGTTCTTGCAATCACCGTATCTTGAAGCAGTGGAAAACAACTCCAACAGAGGCCTAAACTCACAGGATGACAAACTCTCACCTCTAAAACTGCCTCAAGATATTGTCTAAAACGTTCAAAAGTCGGAAACAGGCTAAAGCACAAGATTCTAGACCTTATTCTCAAAATCGAAATAAAAATCCCTAAAAGTGCTATAGCTAATAGGTCTATCCAACGTGTTAGAGGAATGTAAGATGTGTAGTTATACAGTTGGAAGGAAGTAGAAGAATTATTTTCAGATTATAAAGGGCGGAAGAGTCGGTCCTAGAATACAAACAGCATCTTGTACTTCCTGATGCAACCAATAACTGTCTGAAAACCAGTTAACACGGATCATGAGCATACAAGGCTTTAGAATAAATTCAATACAAAAAATAGTTGAACCGAAAAGAACATTTACCCGGAGTACCAACACCAATTGTATCGCCAAGAGAAATGTCAAAGCAACCCATATCTAAAAGTTCTTTGGCCACATATGCTACTTGAGAAGGGGGTACGGCTCCTTGTATTGGACACCCCACAACACGCGATATATATCTAACAAGATCATTAAATGGTTCCATCAGTTGGAAATAATATCATGTTACCCCTGCTTCATATGCATTAACCATCTCAGATGAATAGCATCTCACACTCAGACATTTGTAAGAGTACATGATGTCAACAAGTTAAATATCTCAAACAATACAAACAAAGAAAAAGACCTATAAGAAGTAAAACTTCTCAAGGATTTCTTTTTTAGGAAAATTTTAGACATGGTGGGAGTAGAAAGAAAAATACACGAAAAAAGTTTGTAAGCAATCTCAAACAATGTCATTGCTGCAGAAAAAAAAATATATATATATATATATAAAATAAAAAAAATAAAAAAAGAAACTGAACGGTCTAATTGATCGTTGATGGGATTAGAGTTAAAAGTCAATCACTGGGGAAAAATAACAAATGTGCTAACAAGTGGTCCGATTATTTTCTTTTTCAACAAAAAACAGGCAGACAATAAAATTTTCAATAGTCCCTAAACAGGTGAAAAAAAAAAAAGAAAAAGAAAAAAGGGACAAGTCAGAGGGTGGAGAGGGATTTAAGAAAAACTAAGTATAATTTGAAATGATTGATGATAAGAGAAACCACATAGTGTCCAAAACAACCAAAGATGTCAGAAGAGATATACCCTCGAACAGGAATACAAAGCTTTCTTGCAGCAATAGCAACATCACGGTAACGTCTGAGACTGTCTTCAATACTACAATTTATATTTGATTTTGAGAAAGACTCAGAAGCTGAGGCAAAGATGGCAACTTCCTTTGCACCAGCAGCAACAGCGGCCTCGAAACCCTACAAGAAGCTTCACAAAATAAGAGTTAAGTCCTCACATCCATTTGAGATTCTTTCACTAGAAAATGCTTACTTTGAGATTAGGAGTTAAAACAGGAAATCTAACACCTCCCATATTCCGAATCGCTTTCATTACATCCTTTGCATCTGCCAGCTGAAACTTAAAGATCAGAAAGATACCATACATGTTATAAATGCAGCAATCATAAAGTATTATACCGAATTGTGAAAGAGATATCCAGTGAAGAAACTTAATTCAAAAACACCAACAAACTTTTTTTTCCCTATATATAGATGAAGCTTATATTGGTTACAAGGGCACAGAGACAAGAAATTACAAAAGAAGAGCGAAGAAAAAAAAAAGTTGAGATTCACAAAGAAGCAGAAGATATCAAGTAACTCAGACTTTAATCTACACAAAACAGATACTCAAAACTTTCTTTGAGCAGTGAGATTTGTATTATTTCAGGGAGCAAGTATAACTATGTAAGAAAGTAAAACCAGAGAGAAAGAAAACAAAGTTGAAAACTTATAGAAGCTAACTTACAGAAATCAACTAGATGCCATAAACCACATGCAAAGAAAACTGCTTCTATTTAGAATATCTAGAAACTAGAATTCCGTTCAACAATGAGCTTATAAAGGAATGAATCTTGTATCTTGATTTTCTAATATGAATATCAGTTACAATAAGCATGAATAGAGATTCAAGCCAGGGCTAATTTAGTAAATATAAAGTAATAAACCGACTCAAAGACATGGAAACGTATTAGACAACTAATGTAATGTTGTGTCTGTATTATACATACACACAATTTACATTCTCAGCATATCACCATTTCTTCTCCTTTGTCATGGCTTAGCTCTTACCATACAAGTTGAATTAATATACAATATTGTCTGGCGGGTTAACTGGCTCATATTGACACCTTTAAATTCTTCTATAACTCTAGTAAACCCTTTCTTGCGCCAAAGCTGACAACATCATTACAAACCCTTTCATACCTTCATAATCTATATAAAGCCCTCATAAGCAAGTATGCACAATGTTCTATACAACTAGTACACCGCAGTAAAATTACATATTGTTAGTTAAATAAAAACCTTCCCAGATTATACAGGATATATTGCGACACAATTTCCAACACATTCTAGCCTCAAGTAACTACAAACTTTGGCTACAATGTAAATTGAATGTATACCTGTGGAATCCATTTGGGTGAGACAAAACTTGTAGCCTCGACAACAGTGAGTCCGGACGAAACCAGCATTTCTATCAACTTAATCTTAACATGAGTAGGAATAACCTGCTTCTCGTTCTGCAGCCCATCCCTGGGACCGACTTCTACTATCTTGACAAACTCGGGAATCTTTCCTAATGCCAGCTGGACATGATCAAAGCAACTAAGTAGTACTAAACATGCATTCAATCACATATGGAAGAAGCTAAGAGGAAACCTTATTATTGGTTGAAGAGAAAGCCCCCGAAACTGCTCCATTATTCCTCCTCATAAGTCTTGATGCCTTGAATTGAATCAGCAACCCACTCGGCCTCCGCAAACGTTGCATTGTATGTATGTATCTTCACATCAAAATCCTCCTCGTGTTTTGGCCTCACCTACCTAGGCATTAAATGACCCACATGACACCTGTCTTTTCTTTTCTTTCCCTTTTTGCCATGTTTCTCATGGAATCGAGATTTCGTTACAGGTCGATTCCATCATATTCTCTGTTTCCTGATATGAAAATGTTCTACAATTACTCTGACTGAAAATAATGGCAAAAGTGCAAAGACCATGATTTTGAAGGATGACGGGCCATTTTCATAGTTTTGAATTGTGTGCGAGGGAAAGAAGAACCAGAACAAA encodes:
- the LOC101302590 gene encoding hydroxymethylglutaryl-CoA lyase, mitochondrial-like isoform 1; this encodes MMHKVSRRLMNMLLEPCYLSSRGFSCSINKPALANIPEFVKIVEVGPRDGLQNEKQIVPTHVKVRLIQMLVSSGLTVVEATSFVSPKWVPQLADAKDVMEAIRNMGGARFPVLTPNLKGFEAAVDAGAKEVAIFASASESFSKSNINCSIEDSLRRYRDVASAARKLSIPVRGYISCVVGCPTEGAVPPSQVAYVAKELYDMGCFDISLGDTIGVGTPGTVVPMLKEVIDVVPAENLAVHFHDTYGQALSNILVSLQMGISTVDSSVSGLGGCPYAKGASGNVATEDVVYMLNGLGVKTNIDLKTLMLAGDFICKHLGRSSGSKTAVALSKVPAHASKL
- the LOC101308719 gene encoding hydroxymethylglutaryl-CoA lyase, mitochondrial-like; the protein is MQRLRRPSGLLIQFKASRLMRRNNGAVSGAFSSTNNKIPEFVKIVEVGPRDGLQNEKQVIPTHVKIKLIEMLVSSGLTVVEATSFVSPKWIPQLADAKDVMKAIRNMGGVRFPVLTPNLKGFEAAVAAGAKEVAIFASASESFSKSNINCSIEDSLRRYRDVAIAARKLCIPVRGYISRVVGCPIQGAVPPSQVAYVAKELLDMGCFDISLGDTIGVGTPGTIVPMLEEVIDVVPTEKLAVHFHDTYGQALSNILVSLQMGISTVDSSVSGLGGCPYAKGASGNVATEDVVYMLNGLGVKTNVDLQKLMLAGDFICKHLGRSSCSKTAIALNKVHSSCL